The following proteins are co-located in the Candidatus Methanogranum gryphiswaldense genome:
- a CDS encoding glutamate--tRNA ligase, giving the protein MSGEPIEDTIRKFALQNAIFFKGTANPKAVIGKILGGFPEYRNNSAEITQLIESIVSDINAMGLDAQTDALRKMDSSLLVKEKKERVYQLPELDDAKDGKVVMRIAPGPSGPLHIGHTRVSILNDEYVKRYDGKLIARYEDTNPEKIDPEAYDMIPEDLDWLGVKIHESVIQSTRFEIYYDYTRKLIEMGKGYVCTCEAEHWRELKESGLPCPCHDLPTEIQLERYDKLLAGGYEEGKAVAVIKTDLKHPNPAVRDFVALRIVNHPHPLTGSKYCAYPMMNLSVAIDDHLMGMTHVIRGKDHLNNTIRQEYIFDYFGWKKPFYYHYGLVNIPDTVLKTSLIKQSIHAGEYTGWDDVRTGTVRALERRGIRPEAIRRYWVESGMKSVDIQFSWDNLYGMNRDIIDDISNRYFFVNDPVRYDIEGIDAIIGKAPLHPDHPERGSRTYNIDGSKTIFLSGEDSKLFAESKKLRLKDLCNIEYATPAKYIGNDVSILKQGFKAVQWVGRDSIKTKVLMPDGTILEGLAEKGLLDEKSDSIQFERVGFVKIEDKNPKTITAVFTQR; this is encoded by the coding sequence ATGTCAGGGGAACCTATCGAAGATACGATAAGGAAATTCGCACTTCAGAACGCAATATTCTTCAAAGGAACTGCAAATCCTAAGGCAGTCATAGGTAAGATACTCGGAGGATTCCCTGAATACAGAAACAATTCTGCAGAAATTACTCAACTCATCGAATCGATTGTTTCAGACATCAATGCTATGGGACTGGATGCACAAACAGATGCCTTGAGAAAAATGGATTCGTCGCTTCTGGTCAAAGAAAAGAAAGAACGTGTTTATCAGCTGCCTGAATTAGACGATGCAAAAGATGGCAAGGTCGTAATGCGCATAGCACCTGGACCTTCTGGACCACTTCACATAGGCCATACAAGAGTTTCCATCCTGAATGACGAATACGTGAAAAGATATGATGGAAAACTCATAGCCAGATATGAAGATACCAATCCTGAGAAAATAGATCCTGAAGCCTATGATATGATCCCAGAGGATCTGGATTGGCTAGGCGTCAAAATCCACGAATCAGTCATACAATCGACAAGATTCGAAATTTATTACGATTACACAAGAAAACTTATCGAAATGGGAAAAGGATATGTTTGCACCTGTGAAGCGGAACACTGGAGAGAGCTCAAGGAAAGTGGCCTTCCATGCCCTTGTCATGATCTTCCTACAGAGATCCAGCTTGAAAGATATGACAAACTACTTGCGGGCGGATATGAAGAAGGAAAAGCTGTCGCTGTTATCAAAACAGATCTAAAACACCCCAATCCAGCGGTCAGGGATTTTGTAGCTCTAAGGATCGTGAATCATCCACATCCTTTGACCGGATCAAAATACTGTGCATACCCTATGATGAACCTGTCTGTCGCCATTGATGATCATCTGATGGGAATGACGCATGTTATCAGAGGAAAGGACCATCTTAACAACACAATAAGGCAGGAGTACATATTCGATTACTTTGGATGGAAGAAGCCTTTCTACTACCATTACGGATTGGTCAATATACCTGATACCGTGCTTAAGACCTCACTCATAAAACAAAGCATCCATGCAGGAGAATATACGGGATGGGATGATGTAAGGACAGGTACCGTCAGAGCACTTGAGAGAAGAGGCATTAGACCTGAGGCCATCAGAAGATATTGGGTAGAAAGCGGTATGAAATCCGTGGATATTCAATTCTCATGGGATAACCTCTACGGTATGAACAGAGACATCATCGACGACATCTCCAACAGATACTTCTTTGTTAACGATCCAGTCAGATATGACATCGAAGGCATTGATGCCATAATAGGCAAGGCTCCACTCCATCCTGATCATCCAGAAAGAGGAAGCAGGACATACAACATAGACGGAAGCAAGACCATATTCCTATCAGGAGAAGACTCGAAACTTTTCGCCGAATCTAAAAAACTGAGACTTAAAGATCTATGCAACATAGAATATGCCACACCTGCAAAATATATTGGTAATGATGTGTCCATACTCAAGCAAGGTTTCAAAGCTGTACAGTGGGTCGGCAGGGACAGCATAAAGACCAAGGTCCTTATGCCTGATGGAACCATATTAGAAGGATTGGCAGAAAAAGGACTTCTGGATGAGAAATCCGATTCAATACAATTCGAGAGAGTGGGATTCGTCAAGATCGAGGACAAGAATCCAAAGACGATCACTGCTGTATTCACACAACGCTGA
- a CDS encoding tryptophan-rich sensory protein, translating to MSEVRTVNWKLLAICLIACVGIGTISGLLTASSVDVYKTLNLPDLSPPSILFPIVWTILYILMGISLYLVLLKRDTDIRLPIAIFVAQFALNFIWSPIFFTYGEYLLAFIMIVVMWILVLAMILTFRKIDPIAGYLQIPYLVWLVIAGYLSYSVYVLN from the coding sequence TTGTCAGAGGTAAGAACAGTTAACTGGAAGCTATTAGCGATTTGTCTTATTGCATGTGTAGGGATAGGTACTATATCCGGTCTGTTAACAGCTAGCAGCGTTGACGTTTACAAGACGCTCAACCTTCCCGATCTCTCACCGCCGTCCATACTCTTTCCAATTGTCTGGACCATTCTATACATCCTAATGGGGATCTCACTTTATCTTGTGCTTCTGAAGAGGGATACCGATATTAGACTGCCTATTGCCATATTTGTTGCACAATTTGCCTTGAACTTCATCTGGTCGCCTATCTTCTTCACGTATGGAGAATACTTACTCGCTTTCATAATGATCGTCGTGATGTGGATACTGGTTCTCGCTATGATACTGACCTTCAGAAAGATAGACCCTATAGCAGGTTACCTTCAGATCCCTTATCTGGTTTGGCTCGTCATTGCAGGATATCTGAGTTACAGCGTGTACGTACTCAATTGA
- a CDS encoding UbiD family decarboxylase, which translates to MSLRNSLHGDVRKVEENIDPDSGKITKYLMGDQETTFLFTNLNGKKAAGNVFSTRKKIADALNIKPEDIVKSLMNAIDDPKDTKEIKDPEFKTKKMDLDLMKLPIPKYFPEDGGRYITAGIIIAEFDGKRNVSFHRMMIMDKDHIAVRLVPRHLFTMFTESKKLGKELNIAICVGAPAEVLLSAAVAMDYGSDELRVASSLDHIGHGGPLEVGRCDNGILVPSACDYVMEGKITLQTTKEGPFVDITGTYDCIRDQPVIKVDKIWTNSDPCFHILLPGGYDHFLLMGLPREPMIFKTVRQAVPRVKNVRLTEGGCCWLNGIVSITKNKEGDGVNAILAAFTGHPSMKNVIIVDEDIDIFNDREVEWAVATRMQGDRIIKIPGAAGSSLDPSTDSTTYKVGFDATIPMNADRSLFKKATLDEHQIR; encoded by the coding sequence ATGTCGCTAAGGAACTCCCTTCATGGAGATGTTCGCAAGGTCGAAGAGAATATAGACCCTGATTCAGGAAAGATCACCAAATATCTCATGGGGGACCAGGAGACCACATTCCTATTCACAAATCTGAATGGAAAGAAGGCAGCTGGAAATGTATTTTCCACAAGGAAGAAGATAGCTGATGCTTTGAATATCAAACCAGAAGATATCGTCAAGAGTCTAATGAATGCGATCGACGATCCCAAGGATACAAAGGAAATAAAAGATCCTGAATTCAAAACAAAAAAGATGGATCTGGATCTTATGAAACTTCCCATTCCTAAATATTTCCCAGAGGACGGAGGACGCTACATAACTGCAGGAATAATCATCGCGGAGTTCGACGGAAAAAGGAACGTATCTTTTCACAGGATGATGATAATGGACAAGGACCATATTGCGGTCCGTCTAGTTCCCAGACATCTTTTTACGATGTTCACCGAATCGAAGAAACTCGGTAAAGAACTCAACATTGCCATATGTGTCGGTGCACCGGCAGAGGTATTGTTGTCAGCAGCTGTTGCGATGGATTATGGGTCCGATGAGTTAAGGGTGGCTTCTTCTTTGGATCATATAGGTCACGGTGGACCTCTTGAGGTCGGAAGATGCGATAACGGGATACTTGTCCCATCTGCTTGCGACTACGTGATGGAAGGAAAGATAACGTTACAAACGACCAAAGAAGGGCCATTCGTGGATATAACTGGAACATATGATTGCATTAGAGATCAACCTGTTATAAAAGTGGACAAGATATGGACCAATTCCGACCCGTGTTTCCATATTCTCCTTCCTGGAGGATATGATCATTTCCTTCTTATGGGACTTCCCAGAGAACCGATGATATTCAAGACCGTGAGACAAGCAGTTCCACGTGTCAAGAATGTTCGTCTCACAGAGGGAGGATGCTGTTGGTTGAACGGCATAGTCTCCATTACAAAGAACAAGGAGGGGGATGGCGTGAATGCAATATTGGCAGCATTTACCGGACATCCATCAATGAAGAATGTGATCATTGTCGATGAGGACATAGACATATTCAATGACCGTGAGGTCGAATGGGCAGTTGCCACAAGGATGCAGGGCGATAGGATAATCAAGATACCTGGAGCTGCTGGGTCTTCTTTAGATCCAAGTACGGATAGTACTACATACAAAGTAGGTTTCGATGCAACCATTCCCATGAATGCGGACAGATCTCTTTTCAAGAAGGCGACCCTTGACGAACATCAGATTAGATGA
- a CDS encoding nitrite/sulfite reductase: MTNIRLDDFREATWKFYCGELDVKEYKRISGKFGSYAQKGGQSSMVRLRMAGGEITKDRLKFIVDCIDKYDIDLVHQTTCQAIQLHNLKGEQVCKIIEEAAKHGIITLGGGGDFPRNVTASPLSGVEIGECFDVLPYAKAAERYVLGILDDLKLPRKLKIGFSNSKKNEVHATFRDLGFMAKSNGKFDVYSAGGLGNNPRMGICVALDVEPSNVLYHIKAMICTFVRYGNYENRSKARTRYMQETLGEEGYREAYLGELEKAISEGGLEIHVPSKVISKKGKVCSVPMSRIHPQKQEGLYYVAYHAIGGDPVPMRFKQIYDVINDMPDVEIRTSTEQTLYIINCDSEEARKIVDITYDGAVNLFETSVSCIGSTICQQGLRDSNGLLHQLIEMSRRNNFADGILPRVQISGCTSSCASHQIGTMGFQGTSVKDPTGASVPAFFVFVNGSHIAGIERFGDSIGKIPESKIPIFLEKIGRAVAISRTDFRSWYLSDNRRFLDIANEFLVKE, encoded by the coding sequence TTGACGAACATCAGATTAGATGATTTCCGTGAAGCTACATGGAAATTTTACTGCGGGGAACTAGATGTAAAGGAATACAAGAGAATATCTGGTAAGTTCGGAAGTTATGCCCAAAAAGGTGGGCAGAGCAGCATGGTCCGTCTTAGGATGGCGGGCGGAGAGATAACGAAGGACAGATTGAAGTTCATAGTGGACTGTATCGATAAGTACGACATCGATCTCGTTCATCAGACTACGTGCCAGGCCATACAATTACACAATCTTAAAGGAGAACAGGTCTGCAAGATAATCGAAGAGGCGGCTAAACACGGCATCATCACTCTCGGTGGAGGAGGGGATTTTCCAAGGAATGTAACGGCATCTCCGCTTTCCGGTGTAGAGATTGGTGAATGTTTCGATGTATTGCCTTATGCTAAGGCAGCGGAAAGATACGTATTGGGAATTTTAGACGATCTGAAATTACCAAGGAAATTGAAGATCGGTTTTTCCAATTCTAAGAAGAACGAGGTACATGCAACTTTCAGGGACCTTGGATTCATGGCAAAATCGAATGGGAAGTTCGATGTTTACAGTGCGGGAGGTCTTGGAAACAACCCGCGCATGGGAATCTGTGTGGCACTAGACGTTGAGCCTTCCAATGTTCTGTACCATATCAAGGCGATGATCTGTACTTTTGTGAGATATGGGAATTATGAGAATAGGTCGAAAGCAAGGACCCGTTATATGCAGGAGACTCTCGGCGAGGAGGGTTACAGAGAGGCATATCTTGGTGAATTAGAGAAGGCGATCTCCGAGGGAGGTCTGGAAATACATGTTCCTTCAAAAGTGATATCCAAGAAAGGAAAGGTCTGTTCCGTCCCAATGTCACGTATCCATCCACAAAAACAGGAGGGCCTGTATTATGTGGCATATCATGCTATTGGAGGAGATCCAGTTCCAATGAGATTCAAGCAGATCTACGATGTCATCAATGATATGCCAGATGTAGAAATTCGCACATCTACCGAACAGACCCTATACATAATAAATTGCGACTCTGAGGAGGCACGGAAGATCGTAGATATCACTTATGACGGTGCAGTCAATCTTTTTGAGACCTCTGTATCTTGTATCGGCTCGACCATTTGTCAACAAGGATTGAGAGATTCAAACGGTCTGCTTCATCAGTTGATCGAGATGTCGAGGAGAAATAATTTTGCGGATGGGATACTCCCGCGTGTTCAGATCTCAGGATGCACTTCTTCTTGTGCTTCCCATCAGATAGGTACCATGGGCTTTCAGGGGACATCTGTAAAAGACCCCACAGGAGCATCAGTTCCTGCATTCTTTGTATTTGTAAATGGCTCTCATATTGCGGGAATTGAGCGTTTTGGCGATTCGATAGGAAAAATACCAGAATCAAAAATACCAATATTTTTGGAGAAGATTGGAAGGGCCGTCGCCATCAGTAGAACAGATTTCAGATCTTGGTACTTGTCCGATAACAGACGGTTCTTGGATATTGCAAATGAGTTCTTGGTAAAAGAATGA
- a CDS encoding adenylosuccinate synthase — MPSLAIIGAQWGDEGKGKITDYLDENADLIVRFQGGNNAGHTIVVGDKVFKLHGLPSGVVRPGKTAVIGNGVVVNMDELIEEIDQVKKNGGSIEGLKISDRAHLIMGYHKKLDGAEEKYRGKNVVGTTKKGIGPTYQDKMARIGLRVGDLMEEDTLKDKISFILPYKKDLLDMLDAEQCNCTTESLFEKMMEWRKLIEKNICDTSVLINDSLDNGKNVMFEGAQGAMLDIDHGTYPYVTSSATCGGGICTGAGVAPNRIEKVVGCLKAYTTRVGEGPFVTELSGEAEKTLQIKGGEFGVTTGRGRRCGWLDLVVAEHASRMCGFTSLAVTKLDVLNDYETLPVCIAYEIDGKTEKHFPASISKLQKAKPVYKEMKGWKSWNDTDSVVKNGYDALPKEMRNYIAFIEKELKIPADIISIGPKRDETIDRRNGDWWN, encoded by the coding sequence ATGCCGAGTCTTGCAATCATTGGTGCCCAGTGGGGCGACGAAGGTAAAGGGAAAATTACTGATTATCTTGATGAGAACGCGGATCTCATCGTTCGTTTTCAAGGAGGCAACAACGCCGGACACACCATTGTCGTCGGTGACAAGGTTTTCAAACTCCACGGACTCCCTTCAGGTGTCGTAAGACCTGGTAAGACTGCCGTCATCGGAAACGGTGTGGTCGTCAATATGGACGAACTGATTGAAGAGATCGATCAAGTAAAGAAGAATGGGGGTTCCATTGAAGGCCTGAAGATCTCCGACAGGGCCCATCTCATAATGGGATACCACAAGAAACTTGACGGTGCTGAAGAAAAATATCGTGGAAAGAATGTTGTTGGAACAACAAAGAAAGGCATCGGACCTACATATCAGGACAAAATGGCAAGGATCGGTCTCAGGGTTGGAGACCTCATGGAAGAGGACACCCTGAAAGATAAAATATCATTCATACTCCCGTATAAAAAAGACCTTCTGGACATGCTCGACGCTGAACAGTGCAATTGCACAACAGAATCACTTTTTGAAAAAATGATGGAATGGAGGAAATTGATCGAGAAGAATATCTGCGATACCTCTGTACTGATCAATGATTCACTCGACAATGGTAAAAATGTTATGTTCGAAGGAGCTCAGGGAGCAATGCTCGATATTGACCATGGAACCTATCCATACGTGACATCTTCAGCAACATGCGGCGGTGGAATATGTACTGGAGCTGGTGTTGCACCTAACAGAATAGAAAAGGTCGTTGGATGCTTGAAAGCCTATACGACACGTGTGGGCGAGGGGCCATTTGTCACAGAACTTTCAGGAGAAGCAGAGAAAACCCTTCAGATCAAGGGCGGAGAATTCGGCGTCACCACCGGAAGAGGAAGAAGGTGCGGCTGGCTGGATCTTGTTGTCGCAGAGCATGCATCAAGAATGTGCGGATTCACCTCTCTTGCTGTAACAAAACTCGATGTCCTCAATGATTATGAGACATTACCTGTATGTATTGCTTACGAGATCGACGGAAAAACGGAAAAACATTTCCCTGCATCCATATCAAAACTCCAAAAAGCAAAGCCAGTATACAAAGAGATGAAAGGATGGAAATCCTGGAATGACACTGATTCGGTCGTTAAGAACGGATATGATGCACTTCCAAAAGAAATGAGGAACTATATTGCATTCATTGAAAAAGAACTCAAAATACCTGCGGACATCATAAGTATCGGACCAAAGAGAGATGAGACCATTGATCGCAGAAATGGCGATTGGTGGAATTGA
- a CDS encoding cation diffusion facilitator family transporter, with protein MTNEGESKLTIISAIIANILIGIVKFIAAGITGSSAMVSEGIHSFVDSGNGLLVLLGIKRSNKKSDRDHPFGYGKELYFWTLVVSILIFSVGGGLAISQGYEALVEASNGTHELGDPTLNYIILAVAMILEGASLFIAIRHFNRSRKGTGMKTMEYIHESKDPSIYTVLLEDSAAEIGLIIALVATFLGHTLHNPFFDGAASVLIGVVLIVVAAIIMRESMGLLVGEGMTPREVRRVGEIVNADPDVSECGLVLTNYFGPYSLLVSIDVTFKETCDLCGVIDAIDRIEIMIKKEFPQTTRIFVEAESLACVMSQRKQIESMTFEEDNHKDA; from the coding sequence ATGACAAACGAAGGCGAATCCAAGTTAACTATCATCTCAGCTATTATCGCTAACATCCTGATAGGAATAGTGAAATTCATCGCGGCGGGCATTACCGGTTCGTCAGCAATGGTCTCAGAAGGTATTCATTCGTTTGTTGATTCTGGAAATGGATTGCTTGTTCTTTTGGGAATAAAACGTTCAAATAAAAAATCTGATCGTGATCATCCATTCGGTTATGGGAAGGAACTTTATTTCTGGACACTTGTCGTTTCAATACTGATATTTTCCGTTGGAGGAGGTTTAGCAATTTCCCAAGGATATGAGGCACTCGTGGAGGCTTCGAATGGCACTCATGAATTGGGCGATCCAACTCTGAATTACATCATACTTGCTGTGGCAATGATACTAGAGGGGGCTTCTCTCTTTATCGCAATCAGACATTTCAACCGTTCTCGTAAAGGGACCGGCATGAAGACGATGGAGTACATACATGAATCCAAGGATCCCAGTATCTATACAGTATTGTTGGAGGATTCTGCTGCGGAGATAGGATTGATAATTGCATTGGTGGCCACTTTCCTTGGTCACACGCTTCACAATCCATTCTTTGATGGTGCTGCATCAGTTTTGATCGGTGTCGTGCTCATTGTCGTAGCGGCCATAATAATGCGTGAAAGTATGGGGCTTCTAGTGGGAGAAGGTATGACCCCAAGAGAGGTCCGTCGGGTAGGGGAGATCGTCAATGCAGATCCTGATGTTTCTGAGTGCGGTCTTGTTCTAACGAACTATTTCGGCCCATACAGTCTGCTTGTGAGCATAGATGTGACTTTCAAAGAGACATGCGATCTGTGCGGGGTAATCGATGCGATAGATCGTATAGAGATCATGATCAAAAAGGAGTTCCCGCAAACGACCCGTATATTCGTGGAGGCTGAATCGCTTGCCTGTGTCATGAGTCAGCGGAAACAGATCGAGAGCATGACTTTCGAAGAGGACAATCATAAAGATGCATGA
- a CDS encoding tRNA (guanine(26)-N(2))-dimethyltransferase: MIQTTIREGPTTIIVPEDHSMHGPGTKNGNVFFNEQMAFNRDVSIMFLRSLKRENITICDAMTATGSRAVRIANEVPGTIVTANDINPDAIHFINSNISINGLSNCRASNRNMHSLLAEESFDYVDLDPFGSPVPYIQSAIIGCKKKGILAITATDTAPLAGAHAVKCRRRYQSEPIRGYMCHEGGLRILMCTIAKELAKFDRGMKPLLSFYADHYFRTYVQVLEGAEAADKTLEQLGYMEYDASTLKRSISHTYDNEHKFGPFWLGPLHDHEILYGMSPENTATEKRCTKTLDIWRNELNEVFLYDLSELSSHIKLSPPKLEDMIAALNEHGHACKTHICPTSFKTDLSTEDVISIYTSISPETLRPTK; this comes from the coding sequence ATGATACAAACAACGATCCGTGAGGGTCCTACCACAATCATTGTGCCAGAAGATCATTCTATGCACGGTCCAGGCACAAAAAATGGAAATGTGTTCTTTAATGAACAAATGGCATTCAATAGAGATGTCAGCATAATGTTCTTGCGCTCTTTAAAGAGAGAGAACATCACAATATGCGATGCGATGACAGCTACAGGCTCCAGAGCAGTTCGTATAGCAAATGAAGTGCCTGGCACAATAGTTACTGCAAACGATATAAATCCTGATGCGATCCATTTCATCAATTCCAATATCTCGATCAATGGACTTTCCAATTGCAGGGCCTCTAACAGGAATATGCATTCATTATTGGCCGAGGAATCATTTGACTATGTGGACCTGGACCCTTTCGGTTCTCCTGTACCTTATATTCAATCTGCCATAATTGGCTGTAAAAAAAAGGGTATCCTTGCAATAACCGCCACGGATACCGCACCACTTGCCGGGGCACATGCTGTCAAATGCAGAAGAAGATATCAATCCGAACCTATCAGAGGATACATGTGCCACGAGGGAGGATTGCGCATTCTTATGTGCACGATAGCCAAGGAACTTGCCAAATTCGACCGTGGAATGAAACCGCTGTTATCTTTCTATGCCGACCACTACTTTAGGACGTACGTACAAGTATTGGAAGGAGCGGAAGCAGCGGACAAAACATTGGAACAGCTTGGTTATATGGAGTACGACGCCTCAACGCTGAAGAGATCCATATCTCACACTTATGACAATGAACATAAATTTGGACCGTTTTGGCTTGGTCCACTTCATGATCATGAGATCCTATACGGTATGTCCCCTGAGAATACGGCAACCGAAAAAAGATGTACAAAAACATTAGACATTTGGAGAAATGAACTTAACGAAGTATTCCTGTATGATCTTAGCGAACTATCATCGCATATCAAATTGTCACCTCCGAAACTAGAGGACATGATAGCTGCATTGAACGAACATGGCCACGCGTGCAAAACTCATATATGCCCTACATCATTCAAGACGGACCTCTCGACGGAAGATGTTATTTCGATATATACTTCTATAAGTCCAGAAACCCTTCGCCCAACGAAATAA
- a CDS encoding NTPase, translated as MGDIKIGITGLPGSGKTYTLLRVIDMLKEEELTIGGMIDEPISDGRHKTGFTVKNILTGESQIFASQEIESKIMIGKIGVDLSKFEEVSITAIKDACEKCDVIVIDEVGKVEVESQAFIDAVKDALDINKPMILTLHKKSRNPLLQDIRRRDDVRILEVTPTNRNLLPYKIIRLMNGENV; from the coding sequence ATTGGCGACATTAAGATAGGCATCACGGGACTCCCCGGTTCAGGAAAGACGTATACGTTACTTCGTGTAATCGATATGCTCAAGGAGGAAGAACTGACCATAGGTGGAATGATCGATGAACCTATCTCTGACGGCAGACATAAAACTGGATTCACTGTTAAGAACATATTGACAGGGGAATCGCAGATATTCGCAAGTCAAGAGATCGAAAGCAAGATCATGATCGGAAAAATCGGTGTGGACCTATCTAAATTCGAAGAGGTAAGCATCACGGCCATCAAAGACGCATGTGAAAAATGCGATGTAATTGTCATTGATGAGGTCGGGAAGGTAGAGGTCGAAAGCCAAGCCTTCATCGACGCCGTAAAAGACGCACTCGATATTAACAAACCTATGATCCTTACTTTACACAAAAAATCAAGAAACCCACTTTTACAGGATATCAGAAGAAGAGATGATGTCAGGATTTTGGAAGTAACTCCTACCAATAGGAACCTTTTACCATACAAGATCATTCGTCTCATGAACGGTGAAAATGTCTGA
- a CDS encoding dihydroneopterin aldolase family protein, translated as MNMERETRAAKMFNCTVKERALFEAGIKMGTIYHQFVGVPVNSNNVETLERSIESGVLIQPYVESVKVRIDKSTLTPKKDEYSYRSLTGEMLDVILRIKIDNVLVTAEMRFDKELNYPLMYISNIQTN; from the coding sequence CTGAATATGGAAAGGGAGACTCGTGCAGCAAAAATGTTCAACTGCACTGTCAAAGAACGTGCGCTCTTCGAAGCAGGCATAAAAATGGGGACAATATACCATCAGTTTGTAGGTGTTCCCGTAAATTCTAACAATGTTGAAACTTTGGAACGGTCCATCGAAAGCGGCGTATTGATACAACCCTACGTAGAAAGTGTCAAAGTAAGAATAGATAAGAGCACATTGACACCGAAAAAGGATGAATATTCCTATCGTTCACTTACTGGAGAGATGCTGGATGTCATTCTTAGAATAAAAATCGATAATGTTTTGGTCACGGCTGAAATGCGTTTCGACAAAGAATTGAATTATCCTTTGATGTATATTTCAAATATCCAGACAAATTGA
- the nadA gene encoding quinolinate synthase NadA, with the protein MSSVTDRIQQLKREKNAVILAHNYTSADVQDLADFVGDSLGLSIKASKTDADIIVFCGVSFMGETAKILSPNKKVLLPEPEAKCAMASMCSADQIRQIRKTYPLHSIVGYVNTTAESKTEMDVCCTSSNALNVVKSLDNDKVVFVPDMNLGAYVKSKVDKEIVLWDGFCPVHQCITVKQVNDLKTKHPEAKVLAHPECRMEVLALADSIGSTEKILSEAKEMDATEFIILTEVGMRHRLEKACPGKKFYFTVQAVCMTMKMIEPESILRVLEEECNEVVLPDEVIRKAYVPVKRMTDILE; encoded by the coding sequence ATGTCATCTGTAACAGACCGCATTCAACAACTCAAACGGGAAAAGAATGCAGTTATATTGGCTCACAATTATACTTCTGCGGACGTGCAGGATCTGGCTGATTTTGTAGGCGATTCTCTGGGTCTTTCCATAAAGGCCTCTAAGACGGACGCAGACATAATCGTGTTCTGCGGTGTTTCCTTTATGGGAGAGACAGCAAAGATACTGAGTCCGAATAAGAAAGTACTTCTTCCTGAGCCGGAGGCAAAATGCGCAATGGCGTCCATGTGCAGTGCCGATCAGATAAGGCAGATAAGGAAGACCTATCCTTTGCACTCCATAGTTGGATATGTCAATACCACTGCAGAGTCAAAGACCGAGATGGATGTGTGTTGCACATCATCGAACGCACTTAACGTGGTAAAATCATTGGACAATGATAAAGTGGTGTTTGTTCCAGATATGAATCTTGGTGCTTATGTCAAGTCAAAAGTGGATAAAGAAATAGTTCTTTGGGATGGGTTTTGTCCAGTTCATCAGTGCATCACTGTCAAGCAGGTAAATGACCTTAAGACCAAACATCCTGAGGCTAAAGTACTGGCGCATCCTGAATGTAGGATGGAGGTACTGGCATTAGCAGATTCCATTGGTTCTACAGAGAAGATCCTAAGTGAGGCCAAAGAAATGGATGCAACGGAGTTCATCATATTGACGGAGGTTGGGATGAGACACAGGCTTGAGAAAGCATGTCCTGGAAAGAAATTTTATTTCACTGTTCAAGCTGTCTGCATGACCATGAAGATGATAGAGCCCGAGTCGATACTTCGTGTTTTGGAAGAAGAATGTAACGAGGTAGTTCTTCCAGATGAGGTAATCAGGAAAGCATACGTTCCCGTCAAAAGAATGACAGATATACTCGAATGA